The Candidatus Acidiferrales bacterium genome window below encodes:
- a CDS encoding PAS domain-containing protein, with translation MNKVIWHPSTHEAAAQLAIIGSAGEIVWRSVLVVFATEFAVMLMLRSLGMAFGLWTALLDSLLLSVMALPLLYAVILKPVAALSAKQAAASAEVRFEAIARSVQDGVIVFAWDREIQFANPAVEQIFGYAPGTLRGADMEVLMPEDVAKDFREGLKRYQATGEAPVIGKGSVEEEGRRKNGERFPVELSVNPVVAGGDTHFVVVLRDITERRRAEEALRQAEEKYRGIFEEAIVGIFQTTPDGRYLSVNPTMARIYGYDSPEELMASRTDIARQAYVDPDRREEFKRLMEEHGVVLDFEYEVYRKDGSKIWFLENARAVRDSSGAVMYYIGAAEDVTERKRAEEALRESERRLHEILDALPVPVRIIQAGKVVFSNPADAHLYGYGSPAEEVGADAFAQVAEEDRERLRRYAQRRAAGEEAPRCYEAHAKRRDGSIFPVEVTAERYVHAGAPASLLVLRDLTERKRLQMYEQILPVCCVCGKIRDDTGAERGKSTWGPLDQYVTRHSGAQLSHGFCPDCYEEYRKREGLS, from the coding sequence TGCCACCGAGTTCGCGGTGATGCTCATGTTGCGCTCGTTGGGAATGGCGTTTGGGCTTTGGACGGCGCTGCTGGACAGTCTGCTTCTTTCGGTCATGGCCTTGCCTCTGCTGTACGCAGTGATCCTCAAGCCCGTAGCCGCACTATCTGCCAAACAGGCCGCCGCCTCGGCCGAGGTGCGCTTTGAAGCGATTGCCCGGTCAGTGCAGGACGGGGTCATTGTCTTCGCTTGGGACCGAGAAATTCAGTTCGCTAACCCGGCAGTCGAACAGATCTTCGGGTACGCACCAGGCACCTTGCGCGGTGCGGATATGGAAGTCTTGATGCCAGAGGACGTGGCGAAGGACTTCCGAGAGGGACTGAAGCGCTACCAGGCCACGGGTGAGGCCCCCGTCATAGGAAAGGGATCGGTCGAGGAGGAAGGGCGGCGCAAAAACGGCGAGCGGTTCCCCGTCGAGTTATCGGTGAACCCCGTGGTGGCCGGCGGCGATACGCATTTTGTCGTCGTCCTCCGCGACATTACCGAGCGCAGGCGGGCGGAGGAAGCGCTACGGCAAGCCGAGGAGAAGTATCGCGGCATCTTCGAAGAAGCCATCGTCGGCATTTTCCAAACCACCCCGGACGGGCGATACCTCAGCGTGAATCCAACGATGGCGCGCATCTATGGCTACGATTCTCCTGAGGAGCTGATGGCAAGCCGCACGGACATCGCGCGGCAGGCTTATGTGGACCCCGACCGCCGCGAGGAGTTCAAGCGGCTGATGGAAGAACACGGTGTCGTGCTGGATTTTGAGTACGAGGTCTATCGCAAAGACGGCAGCAAGATTTGGTTTCTGGAAAACGCCCGCGCCGTCCGGGATTCGAGCGGCGCCGTAATGTACTACATCGGTGCTGCAGAAGACGTTACTGAACGCAAGCGGGCGGAAGAAGCGCTGCGGGAGAGCGAGCGGAGGCTCCATGAGATACTCGATGCCCTTCCAGTGCCGGTGCGCATCATCCAGGCGGGCAAAGTGGTTTTTTCCAATCCTGCCGACGCACACTTGTACGGCTACGGAAGCCCGGCGGAGGAAGTGGGAGCTGATGCCTTTGCCCAGGTAGCCGAGGAGGACCGGGAGCGGCTGAGGAGATACGCGCAGCGGCGTGCGGCGGGAGAAGAAGCGCCCCGGTGCTATGAGGCGCACGCCAAGCGTCGCGACGGGAGCATCTTCCCGGTGGAGGTCACCGCCGAGCGCTACGTTCACGCCGGGGCGCCTGCGAGCCTGCTCGTGCTCCGCGACCTGACGGAACGGAAGCGGCTCCAAATGTACGAGCAGATCCTGCCGGTCTGCTGCGTATGCGGAAAAATCCGCGACGATACGGGCGCCGAACGCGGGAAGAGCACCTGGGGACCGCTTGACCAGTACGTGACGCGACACTCCGGCGCACAGCTTAGCCACGGGTTTTGTCCAGATTGTTACGAGGAGTATCGAAAGAGGGAAGGACTTTCCTAG